From Caminibacter mediatlanticus TB-2, the proteins below share one genomic window:
- the fliR gene encoding flagellar biosynthetic protein FliR: MYSTLLSDVNVVTFLLLFIRISSFLSFLPFFNYMNIPMNVKAALSIWLSILFFPIVPKVNFEINLINILLAIFNEIAFAFFVGMALQLIFDILKFAAEQISFVMGFTMANVIDPNFGGQSTILSQFFIWIAILVFLTFGGDHLEILLLSKFMSNLPFGAFFNYHKIYEYFLVYMGKYFMIGVGLAFPIIAISLMSDIIFGMIMKTMPQFNLLVVGFPIKIFVSFIVLMAILSSMMLVFSREIKEVFKIVLGFIY; the protein is encoded by the coding sequence ATGTATTCTACTCTTCTTAGTGATGTAAATGTAGTTACATTTTTGCTTTTATTTATTAGAATATCTTCATTTTTATCATTTTTACCTTTTTTTAACTATATGAATATTCCAATGAATGTAAAAGCTGCTTTGAGTATTTGGCTAAGTATCCTATTTTTCCCAATAGTTCCCAAAGTAAACTTTGAAATTAATTTAATAAATATTTTATTGGCTATTTTTAATGAAATTGCATTTGCATTTTTTGTAGGAATGGCACTTCAACTAATATTTGATATTTTAAAATTTGCAGCAGAACAAATTAGTTTTGTAATGGGTTTTACAATGGCAAATGTTATTGACCCAAATTTTGGGGGACAATCAACAATACTTTCACAATTTTTTATTTGGATTGCAATTTTAGTCTTTTTAACTTTTGGTGGCGACCATTTAGAAATACTTCTTCTTAGTAAATTTATGTCAAATTTACCATTTGGGGCTTTTTTTAATTATCATAAGATTTATGAGTATTTTTTAGTTTATATGGGAAAATATTTTATGATTGGTGTAGGACTTGCTTTTCCTATTATTGCAATTTCTCTTATGAGTGATATTATCTTTGGAATGATTATGAAAACTATGCCTCAATTTAATTTACTTGTTGTGGGATTTCCAATAAAAATTTTTGTTTCATTTATAGTTTTAATGGCAATTTTAAGCAGTATGATGTTAGTATTTTCAAGGGAGATAAAAGAAGTCTTTAAAATTGTTTTAGGTTTTATCTACTAA